ACTACTATATTACCACAAGGAAAAGCTTTTGCTCAAGATTCTAACGAGAACATAATTGATAATGGTATGGGAGAAGAGTTATTATATTATGAAGTGGAAACAGATGAATATATTAAAGATGATATAGGAGTTTTTGAGGCTTCTGTTGATACTGGAGAAATTTCTATAGATAGTGAACTACTTTATAACATAGAAGATGATGATATAGTAGCGAGTGCTGTACTAGTTGATGAAAAAGGGGAAGAATTATATTTTGATTATGAAATAAATATTATAGATATCGATTTAAATACTTATGAGTTTATCGCAGAATTTATAGATGTAAAAACTAAGGAGGTATCTATTTATAATAGTTCCGAACTTTCAGCATCTGCATTACCTCTAGTTGGTGTTGTAATTGGTTTTCTTGCTAAACAAACCTTAAAAAAAGCGATAAGTAAATTCGGACCTAAAGCAATAATTACTTTAATGAAAACCTCAGAAAAACTTGCAGGAACAATAGCTAAAAAATTGGGGTATAAAGCTACTAATTATAAATCACAAGGAGCAAAAATTTATGAAAGAACAAGTGGTAAAGGTCTAAAATTTATTGTTAGAGATAAAACTAGTCATAATGGTGGGGTATGGAAAGGTGCTTCAAAAAGAAGTGATTTAGGAAGTTGGCAGACAAGGTCTGGAACTTACAACCTTGAATTGAAAAGAATTGGAGATTGAATAAATGGGAATAGATCAATTGATTGAAATTTATTATTTGAGTACTGCTCCGTACTTTCAAGTAGATTCTAGTAAAAGAATTCGTTTTAGTTCTGTAGACTTCGACAAGAAAAATTGGAATTATTTAAAGAACCTAATCCATTTAACTTTTGAGGATGAAGAAAAGATAGATTGTACTTTCATTATTGGGCATATAATAAATAATAAGAAAATATACCATAAAATAGGGCTAGGAAAGTTTTTTGATATAAATAATTGGTCTGAGAAAATAATTTATGAACAGGATAGGGGAGAGGAAATTATTTTTGCTACTGTAAAAAATGTTAGTAAAAATGAGATTTACAAATTTGTGAGAGCTATTACTTCTTGTTTCATTAGGGAAGTGGAAATTACATTTCATAGCAAGCATTATTTATCATACGTAAACGGTGATGTTTTAGATATTGTATCGAATGACGAAAAAAATATTGAAAGAATAAAAAAGAATATTTCTAAACTTTTTGTGTATGAGCAAGAAGAACAAGAGTATTTATATTAATTATTTCTATAAATTTTTATAATTTTATAGTACAAAGAAGAGATATTTTTTAAAAGCGAACATTAATTGTATTTGGCAAGTAATAAATGTATGAAATGGCAATTAAAAATGAATGCCACTTGCCGCCTCTAATTATTGATGTAGTAATGATTCTTTGTAACGAAAGCTGTCTCCGGTAAACACCAGTAAATGAGAGTGGTGAATTAATCGGTCAATGACTGCTTCCGTGAGGATCGGATCCCCAAAAACATGATTCCATTGACCAAATTGCAGGTTTGTTGTGA
The Salipaludibacillus sp. LMS25 DNA segment above includes these coding regions:
- a CDS encoding SAR2788 family putative toxin — its product is MYLIIISIFTTILPQGKAFAQDSNENIIDNGMGEELLYYEVETDEYIKDDIGVFEASVDTGEISIDSELLYNIEDDDIVASAVLVDEKGEELYFDYEINIIDIDLNTYEFIAEFIDVKTKEVSIYNSSELSASALPLVGVVIGFLAKQTLKKAISKFGPKAIITLMKTSEKLAGTIAKKLGYKATNYKSQGAKIYERTSGKGLKFIVRDKTSHNGGVWKGASKRSDLGSWQTRSGTYNLELKRIGD